A part of Ancylomarina subtilis genomic DNA contains:
- a CDS encoding carboxypeptidase-like regulatory domain-containing protein has translation MKTNDKKWMSSISEISRVLDEEAHIYETDEATKSLTHIFSGYKIQLSTLAYKMDQPTEWLTRDKNEIKVSLLNLIYPLSVAFIRLANSTGDELLLDQVKISKGKLSSLNETDLHIYADKLIGLSKARKAELVVFGISEEMITACETELNSFEQKRIERLMLVDDKKVAGVEFNKLKTKMKYLLKQELDWSIESYRNTQPDFVNHYFTARQVPAAIHRHYDVLGYITDEVSGKPISLGQVSVEGQDLSVKITANGTFRFKSFPEGEFRLKIENMGYNTLFVSVRRYASEHRKLHLKMMPKPLVAFAK, from the coding sequence ATGAAAACAAATGACAAGAAATGGATGAGTTCAATATCTGAGATTTCCCGGGTATTAGATGAAGAAGCCCATATTTATGAAACAGATGAAGCAACAAAATCGCTCACCCATATTTTTTCGGGCTATAAGATACAGTTATCGACCTTAGCCTATAAAATGGATCAGCCAACTGAATGGTTGACCCGAGATAAGAATGAGATTAAAGTTTCGTTGCTCAATTTGATATATCCTCTATCGGTTGCTTTTATTCGTTTGGCCAACAGTACCGGTGATGAACTTTTGCTGGACCAAGTGAAAATAAGTAAAGGAAAACTGTCGAGTTTAAACGAAACAGATTTGCATATCTATGCAGATAAGCTTATTGGTTTGTCAAAAGCTCGTAAAGCAGAATTGGTTGTTTTTGGTATAAGTGAAGAGATGATAACGGCTTGTGAAACCGAGCTGAACTCTTTTGAACAAAAACGTATTGAGCGTTTGATGTTGGTAGATGACAAAAAGGTGGCAGGAGTGGAATTTAACAAGCTAAAAACGAAAATGAAGTATCTGCTTAAGCAAGAGCTGGATTGGAGTATTGAGAGTTACCGGAATACACAGCCTGATTTTGTAAATCATTATTTTACGGCACGACAGGTGCCAGCTGCTATACATCGTCATTACGATGTGTTGGGGTATATAACTGATGAGGTAAGCGGGAAACCCATTTCGCTGGGCCAGGTTTCGGTTGAAGGGCAGGACTTGAGTGTAAAGATTACTGCCAATGGTACTTTTAGATTTAAGTCGTTTCCGGAGGGTGAATTTCGTTTGAAAATAGAGAATATGGGGTACAATACGCTTTTTGTTTCTGTTCGACGGTATGCTTCGGAACATCGGAAGTTGCATCTTAAGATGATGCCCAAACCCCTGGTTGCGTTTGCAAAATGA